Proteins co-encoded in one Thermosinus carboxydivorans Nor1 genomic window:
- the pcp gene encoding pyroglutamyl-peptidase I, protein MKKVLVTGFGPFGGEPVNPALEAIKLLNGRELAGACIVTRELPVVRQECIDAIIRYIAEIDPVIVLAVGQAGGRLDITPERVAINVDDFRIKDNAGNQVIDEPVVPGGPAAYFSTLPIKAMVQKMKDGGIPATVSNTAGTFICNHLFYGLMHHLAQEGNIRRGGFVHIPYLPEQAVRNPGQPSMSIETIVKGLELAIQAALTTQTDARYTAGQIC, encoded by the coding sequence ATGAAAAAAGTTCTTGTCACCGGATTCGGCCCCTTTGGCGGCGAACCGGTCAACCCGGCCCTTGAGGCCATCAAACTGCTGAATGGCCGTGAGCTCGCCGGCGCCTGCATTGTCACCCGCGAGCTGCCGGTAGTGCGGCAGGAGTGCATTGATGCCATTATCCGCTACATCGCCGAAATTGATCCGGTCATCGTGCTGGCTGTCGGCCAGGCCGGCGGGCGGCTAGATATCACGCCCGAGCGGGTGGCCATCAACGTCGACGATTTTCGCATCAAAGACAACGCCGGCAACCAAGTCATCGACGAACCGGTAGTGCCCGGCGGTCCTGCTGCCTACTTTTCCACCCTGCCGATCAAGGCCATGGTGCAAAAAATGAAAGACGGCGGCATTCCGGCCACCGTCTCCAATACCGCCGGCACCTTTATCTGCAACCACCTGTTCTACGGCCTGATGCACCACCTGGCCCAGGAGGGCAACATCCGCCGCGGCGGGTTCGTCCATATCCCGTACCTGCCGGAACAGGCCGTACGCAACCCCGGTCAGCCTTCCATGAGCATTGAGACTATTGTCAAAGGGCTGGAGCTGGCCATCCAAGCGGCGCTGACTACCCAGACCGACGCCCGCTATACAGCCGGCCAGATATGCTGA
- a CDS encoding DUF969 domain-containing protein, translated as MLKLIGVIIVVLGLMFRFNPLLVVIVAGFATGLVAGMTPLEILEAIGNAFVTNRYMSLLILILPVIGILERYGLRERAEMLIARMKGVTAGRIMLTYMVFRQVTVALGLALGGHPTFIRPLIAPMAEAAAGRGKPLPPALLDRVRAMAASAENYGNFFGQLIFIAAGGLLLIKGVLEQAGYKADLLVMAKYAIPTGIAALLIAAIRFTLFDRQLARELNDAANTPPGNAGKEVAR; from the coding sequence TTGCTCAAACTCATCGGTGTCATTATCGTTGTGCTGGGGCTGATGTTCCGGTTCAACCCGCTACTAGTAGTCATCGTCGCCGGTTTTGCTACCGGTTTGGTAGCCGGCATGACCCCGCTGGAAATCCTGGAAGCCATCGGCAATGCCTTTGTCACTAACCGCTACATGAGTCTTCTCATCCTCATCCTGCCGGTCATCGGTATCCTTGAGCGCTACGGCCTGCGCGAGCGGGCAGAAATGCTGATTGCCAGAATGAAAGGCGTTACGGCCGGGCGAATCATGCTTACCTACATGGTATTCCGCCAAGTCACAGTAGCCCTGGGCTTGGCCTTGGGCGGCCACCCCACCTTCATCCGGCCGCTTATCGCCCCGATGGCCGAAGCCGCCGCCGGTCGGGGAAAACCTCTGCCGCCAGCGCTGCTTGACCGGGTGCGGGCGATGGCTGCCTCAGCGGAAAACTACGGCAATTTCTTCGGCCAACTCATCTTTATCGCTGCCGGCGGTCTCCTCCTCATCAAAGGCGTGCTGGAGCAGGCCGGTTACAAAGCCGACCTGTTAGTCATGGCCAAATACGCCATTCCTACCGGTATCGCCGCGCTGCTCATCGCTGCCATACGTTTTACCCTGTTCGACCGCCAGCTAGCCAGGGAACTGAATGACGCCGCCAATACCCCGCCCGGCAACGCCGGCAAGGAGGTGGCCCGCTAA
- a CDS encoding MBL fold metallo-hydrolase, which yields MEQVLPNLYRVEVPLPNNPLRALNSYLVVGPRRSLLIDTGLNRAECREALLGALTNLGIDLASLDFFITHLHADHSGLIGELAGQEATIYASAADAAVINSMGISTEHWDRMAAYARRSGFPDEILAEAIRKHPGVRFSTRRPVPFIAVREGYRLVIGDYEFTCITTPGHTPGHVCLYEPNRKILFSGDHILDHITPNISLWSDEENVLAVYLTSLEKVRRLRVELVLPGHRRIFSDCRRRIDELAEHHRQRLVEIIGILEDNGALSAYEVAARMRWDLSYSTWEDFPPPQKWFAVGEAIAHLRYLEERGQIRRAGCDPVITFAHSENICPG from the coding sequence TTGGAACAAGTCTTGCCCAATCTTTACCGGGTGGAAGTTCCTTTGCCGAACAATCCTTTGCGGGCGCTCAATTCTTATCTGGTCGTTGGACCGCGGCGCAGTCTGCTGATTGATACCGGGCTTAACCGGGCAGAGTGTCGGGAAGCTCTGCTTGGTGCACTGACCAATTTGGGAATCGATTTGGCGAGTCTTGACTTTTTCATTACCCATTTACACGCCGATCATTCCGGACTGATTGGTGAGCTTGCCGGCCAGGAGGCGACAATATATGCTTCGGCTGCCGATGCGGCGGTCATTAACTCCATGGGCATTTCGACCGAGCATTGGGATCGCATGGCTGCTTATGCGCGTCGCAGCGGTTTTCCTGACGAAATCCTGGCGGAGGCAATTCGCAAGCATCCAGGCGTGCGGTTTTCTACCCGCCGGCCGGTGCCGTTCATAGCGGTACGCGAAGGTTATCGCCTGGTTATTGGCGACTATGAGTTTACGTGTATTACTACCCCCGGACATACACCTGGGCATGTATGTCTTTATGAACCTAACCGGAAAATTCTTTTTTCCGGCGACCATATTCTCGACCATATTACGCCGAATATTTCGCTTTGGTCAGATGAAGAAAATGTATTGGCCGTATATCTTACCAGTCTGGAAAAAGTCCGCCGACTGCGGGTTGAGCTTGTACTGCCCGGTCATCGCCGTATATTTTCCGATTGCCGGCGGCGGATTGACGAGCTGGCGGAACACCACCGGCAGCGCCTTGTGGAAATCATAGGCATCCTGGAAGACAACGGTGCCCTCAGTGCTTACGAAGTGGCGGCACGGATGCGATGGGACTTGTCCTATTCTACATGGGAAGATTTCCCGCCGCCCCAGAAATGGTTTGCCGTTGGCGAGGCGATTGCTCACCTGCGGTACTTGGAGGAGCGGGGACAAATCCGCCGCGCTGGCTGCGATCCGGTGATAACCTTTGCTCATAGCGAGAACATCTGCCCAGGTTAA
- a CDS encoding RtcB family protein: MKTWHNNNRIPIKCWTDDIEDECLKQANNLANLPFAFHHIALMPDCHSGYGMPIGGVLAAHNVVVPNAVGVDIGCGMVAVKTSAKEITTEQIKKILGKAREVIPVGFNHHKEPQASDVFKEAPSHIPIIRQELQSAKYQLGTLGGGNHVIEIQKGDDGFIWLMLHSGSRNLGKKVADYFNKKAVELNKKWRAEVPKEWDLAFLPANTEEGQNYIEAMNFCLAFAYANRSKMMDRFIEIFYDITGHTPVEQIDVHHNYAALEKHYGEKVWVHRKGAIRMRKGEIGIIPGSMGTPSYIVEGLGNPESFHSASHGAGRKMSRRKANEVITEEMAQEAMKGIVFGRFNGKYDECPQAYKDIDEVIANELDLIKPLVKLVPLGVMKG; this comes from the coding sequence TTGAAAACTTGGCATAACAATAATCGGATCCCGATAAAATGTTGGACTGATGACATTGAGGATGAATGTTTAAAACAGGCCAATAACCTTGCTAATTTACCATTTGCTTTTCACCACATCGCGTTAATGCCTGATTGTCATAGCGGTTACGGCATGCCAATAGGTGGCGTGTTGGCAGCTCACAATGTAGTCGTACCAAACGCTGTGGGCGTTGATATCGGGTGCGGCATGGTTGCGGTTAAAACTTCAGCTAAGGAAATTACTACCGAACAGATTAAGAAAATACTTGGCAAAGCCAGGGAAGTTATTCCTGTCGGCTTTAATCACCATAAAGAGCCGCAAGCGAGTGATGTGTTTAAAGAGGCGCCTAGCCATATTCCTATAATTAGGCAAGAATTGCAGTCTGCTAAGTACCAGTTGGGAACTTTAGGCGGTGGCAATCATGTTATCGAAATTCAAAAAGGCGACGATGGTTTTATCTGGTTAATGCTTCATTCGGGTAGCCGAAATTTAGGTAAAAAAGTGGCTGACTACTTCAACAAAAAAGCTGTTGAGTTGAATAAAAAATGGCGTGCGGAAGTACCTAAAGAGTGGGACTTAGCTTTTCTGCCCGCAAATACAGAAGAAGGGCAAAATTACATTGAGGCTATGAACTTCTGCCTGGCTTTTGCTTACGCCAACAGAAGTAAAATGATGGATCGCTTTATTGAGATTTTTTACGATATTACAGGTCACACACCAGTGGAGCAGATTGACGTTCATCACAACTATGCTGCTTTGGAAAAACATTATGGCGAGAAGGTATGGGTTCACCGTAAAGGTGCAATCCGGATGCGTAAAGGCGAAATAGGGATAATTCCTGGAAGTATGGGAACACCTTCGTATATAGTTGAAGGCCTTGGAAATCCAGAGTCATTCCATAGCGCTTCGCATGGCGCTGGCCGCAAGATGTCGCGCCGAAAAGCTAATGAGGTAATTACTGAGGAAATGGCGCAAGAAGCAATGAAGGGGATTGTCTTCGGCAGGTTTAATGGTAAATACGACGAGTGTCCGCAAGCATACAAAGATATCGACGAGGTAATAGCTAATGAGTTGGATTTAATTAAACCGCTGGTAAAACTAGTGCCTTTAGGCGTGATGAAGGGGTAG
- a CDS encoding AMP-binding enzyme, whose product MLPVCAEDNVRAYLVMAEGYTFDKRAIREYLQANLAGYKIPRDFILVDALPKNQTGKILKRLLRDQITQTASGQAG is encoded by the coding sequence GTGCTGCCAGTTTGTGCTGAAGATAACGTACGTGCTTACCTTGTCATGGCAGAAGGCTATACCTTTGATAAACGGGCAATTCGGGAATACCTCCAAGCCAACCTGGCCGGTTACAAGATCCCCCGTGATTTCATTCTCGTTGATGCTCTGCCGAAAAACCAGACAGGCAAGATCTTAAAACGCCTCTTGCGTGACCAAATAACGCAGACGGCTAGCGGCCAGGCAGGATAA
- a CDS encoding carbon starvation CstA family protein, giving the protein MNAIYLVLISALVLTLAYRYYGYFLVTKVLVIDSQKTTPAHRLNDGRDYIPTNKWVVFGHHFAAIAGAGPLVGPVLAAQFGYVPGMLWLLIGAVLAGAVHDTVVLFASVRHNGRSLAEIAKDEVSKVTGVATNFAVLLIVLLAMAGLAIVVVHALHDNPWGTFTVASTIPSAMLIGIYMHMLRPGNIREASIMGVILVLLGVIAGPYIKASAIANWFLYDEKQLKILLPTYGFLAAVLPVWLLLAPRDYLSSYMKIGTIAALALGIIIVRPEIHAEPFTRFINGGGPIIPGPVWPFLMITIACGAISGFHALIGSGTTPKLIDNERDIQLVGFGAMLTESFVGVMALIAATVLLPGDYFAINTPKAVFDKLAPLGYTMQNLPELSALVGENVAHRPGGAVSLAVGMAYIFSSIPGLKGIMAYWYQFAIMFEALFILTTIDAGTRVARYIVQDILGRVYEPFRKVNWWPGVLITSFLVSFGWGYLLYGGSVSTIWPIFGVSNQLLATLALAIGTTIILKHHKRWDYAMITLIPTIVLFVTTVTAGVQSVITNYWPNGMILNTVLMVLMIIAVIVIIVDSAYRWTKIK; this is encoded by the coding sequence ATGAATGCGATATACCTTGTCTTAATTTCGGCTCTTGTTTTAACGCTGGCCTACCGTTACTACGGCTATTTCCTTGTTACCAAAGTCCTTGTCATCGATTCGCAAAAAACAACGCCAGCCCACCGGTTAAATGACGGGCGTGATTACATCCCAACCAACAAGTGGGTGGTTTTTGGCCACCATTTTGCCGCTATAGCCGGGGCAGGTCCGCTGGTAGGACCGGTGTTGGCCGCTCAGTTCGGCTATGTGCCGGGTATGCTATGGCTGCTTATCGGCGCTGTGCTGGCCGGCGCTGTCCACGATACTGTCGTCCTGTTCGCTTCGGTGCGTCACAATGGCCGGTCACTAGCCGAAATTGCCAAAGATGAGGTCAGTAAAGTGACAGGCGTAGCAACAAACTTTGCGGTTCTCCTAATTGTATTGCTGGCCATGGCCGGTCTGGCGATCGTCGTTGTTCATGCTCTGCATGACAATCCTTGGGGCACTTTTACCGTGGCATCGACTATCCCCAGTGCTATGCTTATCGGCATTTATATGCATATGCTGCGTCCCGGGAACATCCGCGAAGCTTCGATTATGGGCGTGATATTGGTGCTGCTGGGAGTCATCGCCGGACCGTATATAAAAGCTTCTGCCATTGCCAATTGGTTTTTGTATGACGAAAAACAGCTTAAAATCTTGCTGCCAACCTATGGTTTTCTTGCCGCCGTTTTACCGGTTTGGCTGCTGCTTGCCCCCCGTGACTATCTTAGTTCGTATATGAAAATAGGTACCATTGCCGCTTTGGCCCTGGGAATTATCATTGTGCGGCCCGAAATTCACGCCGAACCTTTTACCCGGTTTATAAACGGCGGTGGGCCCATTATCCCCGGTCCCGTATGGCCGTTTCTAATGATTACCATTGCCTGTGGCGCCATTTCGGGTTTCCATGCCCTCATTGGATCGGGGACAACGCCGAAACTGATTGACAACGAACGCGACATCCAGCTGGTAGGCTTTGGCGCCATGCTGACCGAGTCTTTCGTTGGGGTCATGGCCCTTATTGCTGCCACGGTACTGCTGCCTGGCGACTATTTTGCTATCAATACGCCCAAAGCCGTTTTTGACAAATTGGCTCCTCTTGGTTATACCATGCAAAACCTGCCCGAACTTTCCGCGCTGGTCGGAGAAAACGTGGCTCATCGCCCCGGCGGCGCCGTTTCGCTGGCCGTTGGCATGGCCTATATCTTTTCCAGCATTCCCGGCCTGAAAGGGATAATGGCTTATTGGTACCAGTTTGCCATCATGTTTGAGGCCTTGTTCATCCTGACCACCATTGATGCTGGCACGCGTGTCGCCCGCTATATCGTTCAGGATATCCTCGGGCGGGTATATGAACCTTTTCGGAAAGTGAATTGGTGGCCGGGCGTGCTTATCACTAGCTTCCTTGTCTCTTTCGGATGGGGTTACTTGCTCTACGGCGGCAGTGTATCAACCATCTGGCCGATTTTCGGCGTGTCTAACCAACTTTTGGCTACCCTGGCGCTGGCCATTGGTACTACTATTATTCTCAAGCACCACAAGCGCTGGGATTATGCCATGATTACCCTCATTCCCACCATTGTGCTGTTTGTCACCACGGTAACAGCGGGGGTGCAGTCAGTTATTACCAATTATTGGCCTAATGGCATGATCCTTAATACCGTACTTATGGTGCTGATGATCATTGCTGTAATTGTGATTATTGTTGACTCCGCTTACCGGTGGACAAAAATTAAATAG
- a CDS encoding arsenic resistance protein — MWVLLKKVNQNLIIAIPVAMLLGFLAGIIADTAMLKPWITPLTIVMVYPMMVTLNFKKVLVGKDTKAQVLALLVNFGMIPLLAYLTGQIFFPDEPYLQLGLLIAGLVPTSGMTVSWTGFAKGNVEAATKMTIIGLLAGSLATPFYLQFLLGTVANVDFGEVLSQILTIIIAPMIAGFFTRQLLVNRYGQAAFQKEVAPKFPLVSTVGVLGIVFIAIALKAGTIMQSPELLIRIFIPVMVIYIANFAVSTLVGKKLLPRDDAIALVYGTVMRNLSIALAIAMNTFREAGAEASLVIAAAYIIQVQSAAWYVRFTDALFGPQTGIRDR, encoded by the coding sequence GTGTGGGTCTTGCTCAAAAAAGTTAATCAAAACCTGATCATAGCTATACCCGTTGCTATGTTGCTGGGATTTCTGGCAGGTATAATTGCCGATACAGCCATGCTGAAGCCATGGATAACACCTTTGACTATTGTTATGGTATATCCAATGATGGTTACGCTTAACTTCAAAAAAGTATTGGTAGGGAAAGATACGAAAGCACAAGTTCTGGCGTTATTAGTAAACTTCGGAATGATACCGCTATTGGCATATCTGACAGGACAAATCTTTTTCCCGGATGAGCCCTATCTTCAGCTTGGGTTATTAATAGCGGGTTTGGTGCCGACCAGCGGCATGACTGTATCGTGGACAGGTTTTGCTAAGGGGAATGTTGAAGCGGCGACCAAGATGACAATTATTGGCCTCCTCGCAGGGTCGTTAGCAACGCCGTTTTACCTTCAATTCTTGCTCGGAACGGTAGCTAACGTTGATTTTGGCGAAGTCTTAAGTCAAATTTTAACTATAATCATCGCCCCAATGATCGCCGGGTTCTTTACCCGACAGCTATTGGTCAATAGATACGGGCAAGCGGCATTTCAAAAGGAAGTTGCTCCTAAGTTTCCACTTGTATCAACGGTGGGGGTTCTAGGAATCGTCTTTATCGCCATTGCTTTAAAGGCGGGTACAATTATGCAAAGCCCGGAGCTGTTAATTCGTATCTTTATTCCGGTCATGGTTATTTATATAGCAAATTTTGCCGTGAGCACGCTTGTCGGTAAGAAGCTACTGCCGAGAGATGATGCCATTGCGCTGGTGTACGGAACGGTAATGCGTAATTTATCCATTGCTCTGGCGATCGCAATGAACACTTTCCGCGAAGCGGGGGCAGAGGCTTCCTTAGTTATAGCTGCGGCGTACATTATTCAAGTGCAATCGGCCGCCTGGTATGTCCGGTTTACGGATGCGCTATTTGGGCCTCAAACTGGCATCCGGGATAGATAG
- a CDS encoding 4Fe-4S binding protein: MPNKIQPYLFWILLAFLAIGYFYPAIGVIAIVCMLAPVLLAPFKGRYWCGNFCPRGSFYDTVLAKFSPKKPIPAFFRSKGFRLFMIFFIMTVFTVQMYYAWGDWPAMGMVFLRLIFITTLVGIILGFLFHHRTWCSFCPMGTMASWFSAKAKPLQVDATCVNCKLCSRVCPFGLTPYEAKSTDSGYLHPDCLKCSRCVVACPKKALHF, translated from the coding sequence ATGCCAAATAAAATTCAACCATACCTATTTTGGATCTTGCTGGCCTTTCTGGCTATTGGTTATTTCTATCCCGCAATCGGGGTCATTGCCATTGTGTGCATGTTGGCGCCGGTATTGCTGGCTCCGTTCAAAGGCCGCTACTGGTGCGGCAATTTCTGCCCGCGCGGCAGTTTTTACGACACCGTTCTGGCTAAGTTTTCACCCAAAAAGCCAATACCTGCCTTTTTCCGCAGTAAGGGTTTTCGCCTGTTTATGATTTTCTTTATTATGACGGTTTTCACCGTGCAAATGTATTATGCCTGGGGTGACTGGCCAGCCATGGGCATGGTGTTCCTCCGGTTAATCTTTATCACCACGCTGGTTGGCATTATTCTTGGCTTTCTTTTTCATCACCGGACGTGGTGTTCATTCTGCCCCATGGGGACGATGGCCAGCTGGTTTAGCGCCAAAGCTAAGCCACTCCAGGTAGACGCTACTTGCGTAAACTGTAAGCTGTGCAGCAGAGTCTGCCCGTTCGGACTAACGCCGTATGAAGCCAAAAGCACTGATAGCGGCTACCTGCATCCTGATTGCCTTAAGTGCAGCCGCTGCGTAGTAGCCTGTCCTAAAAAGGCGCTGCACTTTTAA
- a CDS encoding PLP-dependent cysteine synthase family protein — MNNRSKVCSSALEAIGNTPLIRLARLDADLPGQIYAKAEFLSPGGSMKDRIARQMIEDAERAGKLKPGDTVVEVTSGNTGIGLAIVCAIKGYRFIAVMSEGNSPERRMILQALGAKVELVPQGPGGKPGQVTGQDLKLVEERGRQIAQELQAFFVDQFHNPSNVAAHAATTGQEIWDQLEGKIDIFLDVVGTAGTFVGVASTLKAKNPAIRCLAVEPASAPVLAGKPVTSPQHKLQGSSYAMIPGLWRQDLCDGYLTVTDEEAVATARRLAAEEGLLVGYTAGGNVAAALKLAKECAPGTTIVTILCDSGMKYLSSDLFVKS; from the coding sequence ATGAATAACCGGTCCAAAGTTTGCTCGTCTGCCCTCGAGGCCATCGGCAACACGCCCCTAATTCGCCTAGCCCGGCTGGACGCCGACTTACCAGGGCAAATTTACGCCAAGGCCGAATTCCTTAGTCCAGGCGGAAGCATGAAAGACCGTATCGCCCGCCAAATGATTGAGGATGCCGAACGTGCGGGAAAACTCAAACCGGGTGACACCGTTGTCGAAGTAACTAGCGGTAATACCGGCATTGGCCTTGCCATTGTCTGCGCCATCAAAGGCTATCGCTTCATTGCCGTTATGTCGGAAGGCAACAGTCCCGAACGGCGGATGATCCTGCAGGCTCTGGGCGCCAAAGTTGAACTTGTCCCGCAAGGGCCAGGTGGAAAACCCGGCCAGGTAACAGGACAAGACCTGAAACTCGTTGAAGAACGCGGACGCCAAATTGCCCAAGAATTACAAGCCTTTTTTGTGGATCAGTTCCATAACCCCAGCAACGTAGCCGCCCATGCCGCAACCACCGGTCAAGAGATCTGGGATCAGCTTGAAGGAAAAATAGACATTTTTTTAGACGTCGTGGGTACGGCCGGTACTTTTGTCGGCGTGGCGAGCACCCTGAAAGCAAAAAATCCGGCCATCCGCTGCCTCGCTGTAGAGCCGGCGTCGGCGCCGGTACTGGCCGGCAAGCCTGTCACTAGCCCCCAGCACAAGCTGCAAGGTTCGAGCTATGCCATGATTCCGGGATTATGGCGGCAAGATCTATGTGATGGTTACCTGACCGTCACCGACGAGGAAGCGGTGGCAACTGCCCGCCGCCTGGCAGCAGAAGAGGGATTACTGGTCGGGTATACGGCCGGCGGTAACGTGGCCGCTGCCCTCAAACTGGCTAAAGAGTGTGCACCCGGAACAACGATTGTCACTATCCTCTGCGATAGCGGCATGAAATACTTGAGCAGCGATTTATTTGTGAAATCGTGA
- a CDS encoding TerC family protein → MMDASFWVGVFSITTINLLLSGDNALVIALASRNLPARQQRSAVFWGGVGAIILRIILTLIAIFLLQIPYLQLLGGLLLLWVAIKLISDKKEPYEEIEAANSLWAAVKTILVADLVMSLDNVLAIAGIAKGNVPLLVIGLGISIPIIIWGSKAIMLLMERWSVIILLGAAFLGWTAGEMVLADKQVEIWLAAYSWAYWAVPALFAAVVVVIDLIQKQRDKERGSA, encoded by the coding sequence ATGATGGACGCGAGTTTCTGGGTTGGCGTGTTCAGCATTACTACAATCAATTTATTGCTAAGCGGCGACAATGCTTTGGTGATTGCTCTGGCCAGTCGCAATCTGCCCGCCCGGCAGCAGCGCTCGGCCGTTTTTTGGGGAGGCGTCGGCGCAATTATTTTGCGGATTATCCTGACCTTAATTGCTATTTTTTTATTGCAAATACCATATTTGCAACTATTGGGCGGACTATTACTGCTGTGGGTAGCTATTAAGCTTATTAGCGACAAGAAAGAACCCTATGAAGAAATCGAGGCAGCAAACAGCTTATGGGCGGCGGTCAAGACCATCCTGGTTGCCGACTTAGTTATGAGTCTTGATAATGTATTGGCCATAGCCGGTATTGCCAAAGGCAACGTTCCACTGCTGGTTATTGGTCTTGGTATTAGTATTCCCATCATTATCTGGGGCAGTAAAGCTATTATGTTATTGATGGAGCGCTGGTCGGTTATAATTTTACTTGGTGCGGCGTTTCTTGGCTGGACAGCCGGGGAAATGGTGTTGGCCGACAAGCAAGTTGAAATTTGGCTGGCGGCCTATTCTTGGGCTTACTGGGCGGTCCCAGCGCTGTTCGCCGCCGTCGTGGTTGTCATAGATCTAATCCAAAAACAACGGGACAAGGAAAGAGGTTCTGCTTAA
- a CDS encoding DUF979 domain-containing protein produces MNITLDHVYYLTGAFLLVFTAYTLVDNAHKAKWGTALFWGLYGITFIWGTQLPPGVVGGVVVLMAVIAGAKWMGLGSYNEASRETRLAMAHKFKEWLFVPALAVPIITFLIAKYTKLGALVGFGIGSVVGLALALALTREKVGQTFNEGRRLLDAIGWAVILSQFLAALGFLFDKAGVGKVVADLVSSVVPADSLLATVVAYCVGMALFTMIMGNAFAAFAVITTGIGIPLVIKVHGADPAIAGVIAMVSGYCGTLMTPMAANFNIVPAALLEIKDKNGVIKAQVLTAIPLLIINICLMYFLAFRR; encoded by the coding sequence ATGAACATCACGCTTGACCATGTCTACTACCTGACCGGCGCTTTTTTGCTAGTGTTCACCGCGTATACCCTAGTTGACAACGCCCATAAAGCCAAGTGGGGCACAGCCTTGTTCTGGGGCCTATACGGCATTACGTTCATCTGGGGGACGCAGCTGCCACCAGGTGTTGTCGGCGGCGTGGTCGTACTTATGGCTGTCATCGCCGGCGCCAAATGGATGGGACTCGGATCTTACAACGAAGCCAGCCGCGAGACTCGCCTGGCCATGGCCCACAAATTTAAAGAGTGGCTGTTTGTGCCGGCGCTGGCGGTGCCCATCATCACCTTCCTTATCGCCAAGTACACCAAACTGGGCGCCCTGGTGGGCTTTGGCATCGGCTCAGTAGTCGGCCTGGCACTAGCCCTGGCTCTTACCCGGGAAAAGGTCGGCCAGACGTTCAATGAAGGCCGCCGTCTACTGGACGCCATCGGCTGGGCGGTTATCTTGTCCCAATTCCTGGCCGCGCTCGGCTTTCTCTTTGACAAAGCCGGCGTAGGCAAGGTAGTGGCTGATCTGGTAAGCTCGGTCGTGCCAGCGGACAGCCTGCTAGCAACAGTGGTCGCCTACTGCGTCGGCATGGCGCTGTTTACAATGATCATGGGCAATGCATTCGCCGCCTTCGCGGTAATAACCACCGGCATCGGTATCCCGCTGGTCATCAAAGTCCACGGCGCCGACCCAGCCATCGCCGGCGTCATTGCCATGGTCTCCGGCTATTGCGGCACACTTATGACGCCCATGGCCGCCAATTTCAACATTGTGCCGGCCGCCCTGCTGGAAATAAAGGACAAAAACGGGGTTATTAAGGCCCAGGTGCTCACCGCCATACCGCTCCTTATTATCAATATCTGCCTGATGTATTTCCTAGCTTTTCGGAGGTGA
- a CDS encoding DUF362 domain-containing protein: MEKIRYFITKNCKKCDACLEHCPEGAVSAGKDGNIVNDNCTGCGECEAVCPNGAIVRETDPYRTINREMDSFFGGGAWPLGDRKW; this comes from the coding sequence ATGGAAAAGATTCGTTACTTTATTACCAAAAACTGCAAGAAGTGTGACGCTTGTTTGGAACATTGCCCGGAAGGCGCCGTGAGTGCCGGTAAAGACGGGAATATTGTCAATGACAATTGCACTGGCTGCGGTGAGTGTGAAGCGGTATGCCCTAATGGCGCCATTGTCAGGGAAACCGACCCCTACCGCACGATTAACCGGGAGATGGATTCTTTCTTTGGCGGCGGGGCATGGCCGCTGGGTGACCGAAAATGGTGA
- a CDS encoding peptidoglycan recognition protein family protein gives MRRIELVDVCRLASEARGEIDRIFLHWSAGHYGQPYPDYHINIDKEGEIYTPVESLTEVLPHTWRQNTGSVGVALLCCAYATSNDLGPEPPTELQIECMAQIIAILCRELGLPIDYDHVRTHAEQANIDSYGPDTTWERWDLWFLHNGDEPGSGGDILRGKAIFYLERELQDFNCE, from the coding sequence GTGCGTCGGATTGAACTCGTTGATGTCTGCCGTCTGGCCAGCGAAGCGCGCGGCGAGATTGACCGCATTTTTCTCCACTGGTCCGCCGGCCATTATGGACAGCCATATCCGGATTACCACATTAATATCGACAAAGAGGGAGAAATCTATACCCCTGTCGAAAGCTTGACCGAAGTGCTCCCCCATACCTGGCGGCAAAACACTGGCTCCGTAGGGGTAGCTTTACTGTGCTGCGCCTATGCTACCTCAAATGACCTGGGGCCAGAGCCGCCAACCGAACTGCAGATTGAGTGCATGGCCCAAATCATCGCCATCTTATGCCGCGAGCTGGGGCTTCCTATCGATTATGACCATGTGCGTACCCACGCTGAACAGGCGAATATTGATAGCTATGGGCCGGATACTACCTGGGAACGCTGGGACCTCTGGTTTTTGCATAATGGCGACGAACCAGGGAGCGGCGGCGATATTCTACGGGGCAAAGCCATTTTCTATCTTGAAAGAGAACTCCAGGATTTTAATTGCGAATAA